From Glycine soja cultivar W05 chromosome 4, ASM419377v2, whole genome shotgun sequence, the proteins below share one genomic window:
- the LOC114409256 gene encoding uncharacterized protein LOC114409256, with product MANNSEEQQNNSTRSSIMEWKQMHPLHQIAETPTHKLLLKQWLKEEELINSRIALKETQIDSTRKEITTLYIFFFLFHSTTLMLLFNSSSPSSCHRSWVPSLCSLLFSLGLIWALRYKSDVEAHVEKMLQREKEDKGLLGKCVEELKKKGLEFDLLKEVDALRRAKSLRVENKEVRKWSSRDFVSLFFFSMACFSLALMRVILCT from the coding sequence ATGGCCAACAACAGCGAAGAACAACAGAACAACTCAACAAGATCATCGATCATGGAGTGGAAGCAGATGCATCCACTTCACCAAATCGCAGAAACACCCACCCACAAGCTCCTCCTGAAGCAATGGCTGAAGGAGGAAGAACTCATTAACAGCCGCATAGCGTTGAAAGAGACCCAAATAGATTCAACCCGCAAAGAGATCACCACCCTctacatcttcttcttcctcttccactCCACCACCCTCATGCTCCTCTTCAACTCCTCGTCACCCTCTTCCTGTCACAGATCGTGGGTCCCTTCGCTGTGCTCTCTGTTATTCTCGCTGGGCCTAATATGGGCCTTGCGTTACAAGAGCGACGTGGAGGCCCACGTGGAGAAGATGCTGCAGCGGGAGAAGGAGGACAAAGGGTTGCTGGGGAAGTGCGTGGAGGAGTTGAAGAAGAAAGGGTTGGAGTTTGATTTGCTGAAGGAGGTTGATGCGTTGAGGAGGGCCAAGAGTTTGAGGGTGGAGAACAAAGAGGTTAGGAAGTGGTCTTCCAGGgactttgtttctttgttcttcttctctATGGCTTGCTTCTCTCTTGCTCTCATGAGGGTCATCTTGTGCACTTAG